One region of Anaeromyxobacter diazotrophicus genomic DNA includes:
- a CDS encoding inositol-3-phosphate synthase — protein sequence MSKLSIRPQRPGDRLAVLMPGLGAVATTAIAGVEAVKRKLGQPIGSLTQLGYLLEEDGSFGPSIQKVVPMPQLDELVFGGWDPIADNVYQAARRAKVLDHHLVDQLEEPLSAVKPMKAVFDKSWVRRLDGPNVKTGSKKAMAEALCEDIRGFLQKNGCARGVMVWTGSTEVYAEVGPAHQSLKAFEAALEKSDPTIAPSMIYAYAALKCGLAYLNGAPNLSADIPALRELAEREGLPTGGKDFKTGQTLMKTTLAPMLHARLLGLEGWFSTNILGNRDGEVLDDKDSFKTKEVSKLGVLDAILDAEKYPELYQDIDHKVTIHYYPPRGDNKEGWDAIDIKGWLGYGMAIKVNFQCRDSILAAPLVLDLALLGDLAHRAGEKGPQEWLSFFFKSPVTVPGRRAVMDLFRQQRNVHQQLRRYAEAIAASAAGAKVG from the coding sequence GGAAGCTCGGGCAGCCCATCGGCTCGCTCACGCAGCTCGGCTACCTCCTCGAGGAGGACGGAAGCTTCGGGCCCTCCATCCAGAAGGTGGTCCCGATGCCCCAGCTCGACGAGCTGGTCTTCGGCGGCTGGGACCCGATCGCCGACAACGTCTACCAGGCGGCGCGCCGGGCCAAGGTGCTCGACCACCACCTCGTCGACCAGCTCGAGGAGCCGCTCTCGGCCGTGAAGCCGATGAAGGCCGTCTTCGACAAGAGCTGGGTGCGCCGCCTCGACGGCCCGAACGTCAAGACCGGCTCCAAGAAGGCGATGGCCGAGGCGCTCTGCGAGGACATCCGCGGCTTCCTGCAGAAGAACGGCTGCGCCCGCGGCGTCATGGTGTGGACCGGCTCGACCGAGGTCTACGCCGAGGTCGGCCCCGCCCACCAGTCGCTCAAGGCCTTCGAGGCGGCGCTCGAGAAGAGCGACCCGACCATCGCCCCCTCGATGATCTACGCCTACGCCGCGCTGAAGTGCGGGCTCGCCTACCTGAACGGCGCGCCCAACCTCTCGGCCGACATCCCGGCGCTGCGCGAGCTGGCCGAGCGCGAGGGCCTGCCCACCGGCGGCAAGGACTTCAAGACCGGGCAGACGCTCATGAAGACCACCCTCGCCCCCATGCTGCACGCGCGGCTGCTCGGGCTCGAGGGCTGGTTCTCCACCAACATCCTCGGCAACCGCGACGGCGAGGTGCTGGACGACAAGGACAGCTTCAAGACCAAGGAGGTCTCGAAGCTCGGCGTGCTCGACGCCATCCTGGACGCGGAGAAGTACCCGGAGCTGTACCAGGACATCGACCACAAGGTGACGATCCACTACTACCCGCCCCGCGGCGACAACAAGGAAGGGTGGGACGCGATCGACATCAAGGGGTGGCTCGGGTACGGGATGGCCATCAAGGTCAACTTCCAGTGCCGCGACTCCATCCTGGCGGCGCCGCTCGTCCTCGACCTGGCGCTGCTCGGCGACCTCGCCCACCGCGCCGGGGAGAAGGGCCCGCAGGAGTGGCTCTCCTTCTTCTTCAAGAGCCCGGTGACCGTGCCGGGCCGCAGGGCGGTGATGGACCTCTTCCGGCAGCAGCGGAACGTCCACCAGCAGCTCCGCCGCTACGCCGAGGCGATCGCCGCCTCGGCCGCCGGCGCCAAGGTCGGCTAG
- a CDS encoding TolC family protein codes for MSLAVALAIALTAPATAPAAADAEPKAWTLEALTQAAQAADPRVLAEAAELARLRGAEAEANAAQRPVLDWIVSADGPIPELRNDPNHLDAVSPSSRLRTGDLGTPGVHGHLGANLTWPVFTFGRAAASSRAAARAASAGAATGEAARARAARDAADIFWSYQVARRGLASLDETDRQLAGARERVERLLGEGSAKVSRQDLAQLDVFRAELAARRAEASAARDLALEAGRTVAGLAEDAPFAIAMAPLEVPPATLAPLARHAAAAQALRPEVAAARDLVASREAALLARRRALYPELVVTGNLDLNWTGSATPQTNPFAWDPYNRLWAGLGLALRGSIDLWRPSAQLRQEEAQVSRAQAELAGAERAVRMEVARAHTGLRAAQERAARLRDQEAAARRWLAQAEASFDAGSAGAEAVLLAAMASARAGAERLAAVRDAQLAYADLALAVGADPKTVK; via the coding sequence ATGTCCCTCGCCGTCGCGCTCGCGATCGCGCTCACCGCACCCGCCACGGCGCCGGCGGCGGCCGACGCGGAGCCGAAGGCGTGGACCCTCGAGGCGCTGACGCAAGCGGCGCAGGCCGCCGACCCGCGCGTGCTGGCGGAGGCGGCGGAGCTGGCGCGGCTGCGAGGCGCCGAGGCGGAGGCGAACGCCGCCCAGCGGCCGGTGCTCGACTGGATCGTCTCCGCCGACGGCCCCATCCCCGAGCTGCGGAACGACCCCAACCACCTCGACGCGGTGAGCCCGTCGTCGCGCCTGCGCACCGGAGATCTCGGGACGCCGGGCGTGCACGGGCACCTCGGCGCCAACCTCACCTGGCCCGTCTTCACCTTCGGCCGGGCGGCCGCGTCCTCGCGGGCCGCGGCGCGGGCGGCCTCGGCCGGGGCCGCGACCGGCGAGGCGGCGCGGGCGCGCGCGGCGCGCGACGCGGCCGACATCTTCTGGAGCTACCAGGTCGCCCGCCGCGGCCTGGCGTCGCTCGACGAGACCGACCGCCAGCTGGCCGGGGCGCGCGAGCGGGTGGAACGGCTCCTGGGAGAGGGCTCGGCGAAGGTCTCGCGGCAGGACCTGGCGCAGCTCGACGTCTTCCGCGCCGAGCTGGCGGCGCGGCGCGCCGAGGCGAGCGCCGCGCGCGACCTGGCGCTCGAGGCGGGGCGCACGGTGGCGGGGCTGGCGGAGGACGCGCCCTTCGCCATCGCCATGGCCCCGCTGGAGGTCCCCCCGGCGACCCTCGCGCCACTCGCCCGCCACGCGGCGGCGGCGCAGGCGCTCCGGCCCGAGGTGGCCGCGGCGCGCGACCTGGTGGCCTCGCGCGAGGCCGCGCTCCTGGCGCGGCGGCGCGCGCTCTACCCGGAGCTGGTGGTGACGGGGAACCTCGACCTCAACTGGACGGGCTCGGCCACCCCGCAGACGAACCCCTTCGCCTGGGACCCGTACAACCGGCTGTGGGCCGGGCTGGGCCTCGCGCTGCGCGGCTCCATCGACCTGTGGCGCCCCTCGGCGCAGCTCCGCCAGGAGGAGGCGCAGGTGAGCCGGGCCCAGGCGGAGCTGGCCGGGGCCGAGCGCGCCGTGCGGATGGAGGTCGCGCGCGCCCACACCGGGCTGCGCGCGGCCCAGGAGCGCGCCGCCCGCCTCCGCGACCAGGAGGCCGCGGCCCGCCGCTGGCTCGCCCAGGCGGAGGCCTCCTTCGACGCGGGCAGCGCCGGGGCGGAGGCGGTCCTGCTCGCCGCGATGGCGAGCGCCCGCGCCGGCGCCGAGCGCCTCGCCGCCGTCCGCGACGCGCAGCTCGCCTACGCCGACCTGGCCCTGGCCGTGGGCGCCGACCCGAAGACGGTCAAGTAG